A genomic window from Periweissella cryptocerci includes:
- the tpiA gene encoding triose-phosphate isomerase — translation MRVPFVAANWKMNKTLPEALDFIEQIRGKLPAENNVESLICAQSLFLSQMMTAADAEPVKIGAENVFWEDAGAFTGETSPKAVASLGVNYVLIGHSERRNYFRETDEMVNNKVRAVLRNGMKPIICVDETMGQRESNEKVHWVVSQVIEALKGVKAEDAAKITIAYEPSWAIGTAAASAQQAEDGCYLIRQTIADVYNDACAEQVRILYGGSVKPSNQAALMAMPSIDGVLVGDASLDPETFLELVNYDAK, via the coding sequence ATGCGTGTACCGTTTGTCGCTGCTAATTGGAAAATGAACAAAACCTTACCGGAGGCGCTTGACTTTATCGAGCAAATTCGAGGAAAGTTACCAGCTGAAAACAATGTTGAATCATTAATTTGTGCGCAAAGTTTATTCTTAAGTCAAATGATGACCGCCGCGGATGCAGAACCAGTGAAAATTGGGGCTGAGAACGTCTTTTGGGAAGATGCTGGGGCATTTACTGGTGAGACTAGCCCTAAGGCTGTGGCGAGCTTAGGCGTGAACTATGTGCTAATTGGTCATAGTGAACGACGAAACTATTTTCGAGAAACTGACGAAATGGTCAATAACAAAGTTCGGGCCGTTTTACGCAACGGTATGAAGCCAATTATTTGTGTGGACGAAACGATGGGACAACGCGAATCAAATGAAAAAGTCCATTGGGTCGTTTCCCAAGTCATCGAAGCACTAAAAGGGGTTAAGGCGGAAGATGCGGCTAAGATTACGATTGCGTATGAACCTTCATGGGCAATTGGGACGGCTGCCGCTTCAGCACAACAAGCGGAAGATGGTTGCTACTTAATTCGGCAAACTATCGCGGATGTCTATAATGACGCGTGTGCCGAACAAGTTCGGATTTTGTATGGTGGCTCAGTTAAGCCAAGTAATCAAGCGGCCTTAATGGCGATGCCAAGTATCGATGGTGTCCTTGTTGGGGATGCGTCACTAGATCCAGAGACCTTTCTCGAACTAGTAAATTACGACGCAAAGTAA
- the eno gene encoding phosphopyruvate hydratase has product MSAITDIYAREVLDSRGNPTVEVEVYTEDGGFGRGIVPSGASTGEHEAVELRDGDKSRYMGKGTTKAVDNVNNIISKEILGYDVTDQVAIDKAMIKLDGTENKGKLGANAILGVSIAAARAAADELNVPLFNYLGGFNAHVLPTPMMNVINGGAHSENKVDFQEFMIMPVGAKTVKEAIRMGSETFHNLKKLLSADGKATSVGDEGGFAPDFANNEEPLQYLIKAIEAAGYKPGSDIAIAIDVASSELWDNETKKYTLRWSTKEEFTTAEFITYLEGLVAKYPIISIEDPIDENNWEDWATITNELGKKVQLVGDDFFVTNPAYLKKGIEMGAANSILIKVNQIGTLTETMEAIEMAKEAGYTAIVSHRSGETEDTTIADLVVATNAGQIKTGSMSRTDRIAKYNQLMRIEDLLSENVAEYKGINSFYNLSKDAKESIVNK; this is encoded by the coding sequence ATGTCTGCAATTACTGATATTTACGCTCGCGAAGTCTTAGACTCACGCGGTAACCCAACTGTTGAAGTTGAAGTATACACTGAAGATGGTGGCTTCGGTCGCGGAATCGTTCCTTCAGGTGCCTCAACTGGTGAACACGAAGCAGTTGAACTCCGTGATGGTGATAAGAGCCGTTACATGGGTAAGGGTACTACTAAGGCTGTTGACAATGTTAACAACATTATCTCAAAGGAAATCTTGGGCTACGATGTAACTGACCAAGTTGCTATCGACAAGGCTATGATCAAGCTTGATGGTACTGAAAACAAGGGTAAGTTGGGTGCCAACGCTATTCTTGGTGTTTCTATCGCTGCTGCTCGTGCCGCTGCTGATGAACTCAACGTGCCATTGTTCAACTACCTTGGTGGTTTCAATGCCCACGTATTGCCAACTCCAATGATGAACGTTATCAATGGTGGTGCGCACTCAGAAAACAAGGTTGACTTCCAAGAATTCATGATTATGCCTGTTGGTGCTAAGACTGTTAAGGAAGCCATCCGTATGGGTTCTGAAACTTTCCACAACTTGAAGAAGTTGTTGTCTGCTGACGGCAAGGCTACTTCAGTTGGTGATGAAGGTGGTTTCGCACCTGACTTTGCTAACAACGAAGAACCTCTCCAATACTTGATCAAGGCTATCGAAGCTGCTGGTTACAAGCCAGGTTCAGATATTGCAATCGCAATTGACGTTGCTTCTTCAGAACTTTGGGACAACGAAACTAAGAAGTACACTCTCCGTTGGTCAACTAAGGAAGAATTCACTACTGCTGAATTCATCACTTACCTTGAAGGTTTAGTTGCTAAGTACCCAATCATTTCAATCGAAGATCCTATCGATGAAAACAACTGGGAAGACTGGGCTACTATTACTAACGAACTTGGTAAGAAAGTTCAACTTGTTGGTGATGACTTCTTCGTTACTAACCCTGCATACCTTAAGAAGGGTATCGAAATGGGCGCAGCTAACTCAATCCTTATCAAGGTTAACCAAATCGGTACTTTGACTGAAACCATGGAAGCAATTGAAATGGCTAAGGAAGCTGGTTACACTGCTATCGTTTCACACCGTTCTGGTGAAACTGAAGACACTACCATTGCTGACTTGGTTGTTGCTACTAACGCCGGCCAAATCAAGACTGGTTCAATGTCACGTACTGACCGTATCGCTAAGTACAACCAACTTATGCGTATCGAAGACTTGTTGTCAGAAAACGTTGCAGAATACAAGGGTATTAACTCATTCTACAACCTTTCAAAGGACGCCAAGGAATCAATCGTAAACAAGTAA
- a CDS encoding MucBP domain-containing protein, with protein sequence MNKIIKKLFLVTISAGLIWGVVPFTSVVTGQTVSANKKVKKVKKVKKAQKVNITVKYVSGNKILKSTKVKVNKGKKFKAKKLSFSGYKAPKKIKAVKVSKPKTIKIKYTAKKYKITLKHVNGSKILKKTTKQVKYGTKYKVSPEKFTGLKHISSSVSSFTVKGNRTITLKYAKNASIGSLNNPVPYGKTIKIKDKYGYTQTIGLVTSTKLLDHFISVGVAIHQKTGFNFYHSDDADLATKSGVYVTEGYSDSYWGSSVFPTSEKVYAGETLAGIITFDSTHISNNKVDNYLVKYSVMDADPVYLAVKGGSSNLDVNDLIKNTNKSNINLLGTKLP encoded by the coding sequence ATGAACAAAATTATCAAAAAATTATTTTTGGTTACTATTTCAGCTGGTTTGATATGGGGGGTAGTGCCATTTACATCAGTTGTAACAGGGCAAACGGTCAGTGCCAATAAGAAAGTTAAGAAAGTCAAGAAGGTCAAGAAAGCACAGAAAGTCAATATTACGGTTAAATATGTAAGCGGTAATAAAATTCTTAAAAGTACAAAAGTTAAAGTAAATAAAGGAAAGAAATTTAAAGCAAAAAAGTTATCATTTTCAGGTTATAAAGCACCAAAAAAAATTAAAGCAGTGAAGGTTTCAAAGCCTAAGACTATAAAAATTAAGTACACCGCGAAAAAATACAAAATTACATTAAAACATGTTAATGGATCTAAGATTCTTAAGAAAACCACGAAACAAGTTAAATATGGAACAAAGTATAAAGTATCGCCCGAAAAGTTTACAGGATTAAAACATATTTCTAGCTCAGTTTCATCATTCACGGTAAAGGGTAATCGAACAATTACACTTAAGTATGCTAAAAATGCATCCATTGGTTCTTTGAACAATCCAGTACCTTATGGTAAAACCATTAAGATTAAAGACAAGTACGGTTATACGCAAACAATTGGTTTGGTAACGAGCACTAAATTATTGGATCACTTTATCAGTGTAGGTGTCGCAATTCATCAAAAAACAGGATTTAATTTTTATCACTCAGATGATGCTGATTTGGCTACTAAATCAGGCGTGTATGTCACTGAAGGATATTCAGACAGTTACTGGGGAAGCAGTGTTTTTCCAACTTCAGAAAAAGTATATGCAGGAGAAACTTTGGCTGGAATAATAACGTTTGATTCTACGCATATCAGTAATAATAAAGTTGATAACTACCTTGTTAAATATTCTGTGATGGATGCGGATCCCGTTTATTTGGCTGTTAAAGGGGGCAGTTCAAATTTGGATGTTAATGACTTGATAAAAAATACTAATAAATCAAACATTAATTTATTAGGTACGAAGTTACCATAA